In Methanofastidiosum sp., the sequence TGTAGCACTAGAATTCTTAATCATGGAAAGTATATCATCAGCTGATGAACCGTGAGGGTGTGGCTTCATCTCTTTAGGATGTTTTGGGATTTCCCTGACATTTCTATCAAATAATATCTTTGTTCCATCTGGCTCAACAAAAAGAATTCTTGTGTGAGGATTTGCAATGGCAGTCATCTTAAGATAACTGTATGGGCCATACTTTGACCGGTTATATTGAAGATTCTTTGCCTCGAGATTTATCCTTGTCCCTCTCCACTTTTCAGGATTCTTCAAAGTTTCGTGTGATAGAATCTCTCCAGCATTCTTCTCAACATCTATTTTGATATTAACTTTGTTAATGATCTTGTCCCCAGTAGAAGTTACAACTTCAGTTGGCTTTCCAGTAGTAACTTGGGAGTACATGACTGCACCAGAAACACCAATCCCCTGCTGCCCTCGTGATTGAATATTTCTATGGGCTTTGCTACCTGCAAGCATCTTCCCAAAAACGTGAGGTATATAATCTAAAGGGATTCCTGAAGCATTGTCCTCCATTATGACTCTATAATGCTCAGGCCCTATTTCACTAATATAAACGGAAATATCCGGGAAAAGCCTGGCTTCTTCGCAGGCGTCAAGAGAATTTGTAACACCTTCGTGAACAAGTGTTGTTAATGAACGTAATTTACCAGTATATCCTAGCATTGCTGCATTCTTTTTAAAGAACTCAGAAACACTTTGCATTTTAAATGACTTAAATATTTCATCAGCATGTTTGACTTTCGTTTCTGACATCCAATTTCACCTATTGATAACTAGTTATTAATTCTTTATAAGTCTTGCTATAGCGAATTTTGGATTATTTTAAAATTTTAGATAATTTATTAGAAACTTCTTCTAATGTAGAATTAACAAATATAGATTTCTTTTTATTATGCTCGCCTTTTACGATAGTGGCATTCCCAAAAATACCTTTAAAATAGGCTAGAATTTCTTTGTTTGCCTGGCCTTTTATTGCAGGTGATGTAATTTTTAGCCTTATTCTCTTGCTCCATTCATTGTATTCAATGTGAAATTCACTGGAGTTTGCAACAACTTCAATTTCAATAATTGTGCCGCCTCTACTTTCTTTTAACGCTTCTAACATCTTACCACTAATTAGTTTTATAAACTCAATAAATTGAACTCTTAAAAAAGTTACTTAGAGGTAGTTATGGCAAGGATAACTTTTTTGGGTAGTGGAGGAGGAAGATTCATGACCATTACTCAAAAACGAGGAACAGGAGGATTCTATGTTGAAGATAGGATAAAGATTCACGTAGATCCAGGACCTGGGGCACATCTAAGGGCAATCCAAAATGGGCTTGACCCAAGAAAGACCGAGGCT encodes:
- a CDS encoding YggU family protein, with protein sequence MLEALKESRGGTIIEIEVVANSSEFHIEYNEWSKRIRLKITSPAIKGQANKEILAYFKGIFGNATIVKGEHNKKKSIFVNSTLEEVSNKLSKILK